Below is a genomic region from Thermodesulfovibrionales bacterium.
CATCGCCTCAACACGATCAGCCCGGTCGATGGCTTCAAGGGTCCTGCGGACCGCCGCGCTCCGGTACAAGGGGGCGCGTTTATTCAGTTCGTCGCTGACCTCCTGCGCGAACTGAAAGAACGGGATGGATTCAAACACCGGAAGAACGGCGGTGACCTCTCCAACACGCCGCACCACAGCGGCGCCGAGAGAACTCCTTTCGTCCAGGCTGCAACGGAAGGCATCCCCCGGAAACGAGCGACTCTCCCAGGCTTTCGCTATCCTTCTCGTCAGCTCTATTACTCTGGAGTCCCTCGTGTAAGGGCCATACCGATAAATGAGACGGGCCCACCCGAAGTACTGGCCCAAACGGTAGAGGATCTCAATCGCAGCGGGAGAGCCGACGTCATACTTGCCGGGATACTCCTTCTTATAAAAGGCCAGTTCGCCTTCTTCAAGAATACTGTAAAGTCTCGCCTGCAATTCTTCGGTTGACAGCATAAAAGAATTGACGAAAAGCGCGGCCTCCTGGTCACGCTTCAGCCGCCTTTCCCTTTGCTGCTCACCGCTCCAGGTCAAAACCGACCATACTCCCGCAGCCAATGCAGACAGGACTGAAAGAATCTGTGCAGGATCCATGCTGTCCTCCCTTCCTGCGTAGATAGTTGCGGCCGCTATCTACTTTATAGCACGTTCAACAGGCTCTTGCAACCGCGCTTTCGATCTCGATGGAACCTAAAACGTCACCGCCAATTGGAAGCCCAGGGCTGCGGCATTTCTGATAGCGCTATTGCCGCTCGGTTTCATTACGTACTGAAAATCGGGCGTGATGGAGAGCCATGGGGTCAAGGTTATCTGGTAGTTGACCTCGATCACCGCCTCACCCGACGTCTGTGGTATGTATCCGCTGAAACTCCCATACAGCGCCCCGATCGAGGCGAGGTCACTCCCCCGGCCAGGGATGAGACCCTGGTAGCTCAGGCCGCCGCCGAGGAAATAGGGCATGCTGCTCACGCTCGGTTTCGGAGATATGGCGGCCTCGCCCCACACTGTCAGGCCTTTCTGACCGCCCGGCCCTGGATCCCGATAGACCATCTGCTGGAACATCGCATACAGACTGTAGTTATTGCTCACGCTGCCGGAGGGACTGCTCAGACTGCTGAAATTGTTGCTGTTGTAGAGACCGCCGATAGTGTATTCTCCGGGCAGACCGGCATTTCCGGGGGCCTGATTGTGCAAGTAGCTGGCCTGCGCAACGGTCAGCACACCGGTATTGCCCTGCTGAAAGGCGAAGTTGACCCCGTTATCTTTCCCTGCTGCGGCAGAGGGATTCGTATTAAACATGCCGGCACCAACTTGAATAATAGGGGTAAAGTTATAAATCACCTGGGCGCCCCACTCCACACCCGGGGGGCTGAGCGCAAACGCCGAGTCGTTGATGCCGAGAGAGGCGGGGACGGAGCTGATGCCCCCGCTGAGATAGTTGTTCAGTACCGGCATTGTTGCAAAGGTATTGGCGGGGGCCAGGCGGCCAAGGGCAACAGTGAGGGCGCCACTGAGAAATTGCTGCTGCAGGTACATCTGCTGCAGATTGACGTTTCCCTTACCGTTGAACGCACTCTGGACCATAAAGACGTTGCCGATATGTTCCATCGACAGGTCTCTGCCCGAGGCATAACTCGCCCCAACATTGAAGGAAAGGCCCGGCGCGCCCAGAAACTTGTTCAGATCCCATGAGACCAGGTCCACCAGTGTGCCGGCATAGGTGAACCCCTGACTCCGACCGCCGCTGACGCTGCCCATGAACTGCGCAGTGTAAGAATGCGTCGCTGTTATCCCGAGTTTCGCCAGCGCCGTTCGATACTCCCCGAAATCCTTTGTCAATGTTTCCGTGAGGGCGTCAAAGGGCTTCCCCACGCACTCAAAATGCAGACCTTGCGGATTGGCCGGTGTGGCGCAGCGAAGGGATCGGTATGGGGCCGTCCCCTGATCCTGGGCAAGATTCCTCGATTCTTGAGAAGAAGCGGCCTCTTCCTGGGCCGCCGCGGCGACCGCAAGGCCGAAGGTAAAACAAACGATCAAGAGAAACGATAGAGCGCTGCGAGTGACAAGGGGCATGTCAGTTTCTTGTCCCGGTAGCAGGAAACAGCTTTTCGTATGCGTCCACCATTTCCGGAAGACGCGGGTAAAAGGCGTCTTTCCCGATGAGACCGGTGAGTTCGAACCTGTCGAACTCGTCGCGGACCGTCTCGTCGAAAACATCGGCAAAGACGAGACGGACCCCTTTGCCTCTCAAAAAACCGTGGAGCGAGCGCAGGGTTGCAGCCGCCGTAAAGTCCACGCCGGCCACAGCCGATGCCTCAATACAAAACCACTTCAAGGGGGGGTGGGCGCTGTTGACAAGATCCACAACCTCCTGCGAAAGCCGGTCGGCATTTGCGTAGTACATGGTGTGGGTGAAGCGGTATACCATGAGGCCGGGTCTGAGCTGCTCCGGAGCAGTCAGCGGCACCACCCTCAAGCGGCCCTTCTCGTCGGCTGCGACGACGCTGTTCTTCGGCCGGTAGCTCCGCCTCACATGGTCTGCAAGCGACAGCGCCATCGCGAGAAGTATGCCCTGCTCAACGCCGATGGTGACCACCACAACGGCAGTCACCAGCGCTACCCAAAATTCCGTCCGGCTCTGGACCCATATCTTCCGCATCCCCTTAAAGTCGATCAATTCCACGCCAATCAGGAAGACCACGGCCGACAGGACGGCTGCCGGCATCAGGGCCAGAGGACCGGTCAGGAACAGGAGCACCATGAGGACGATGAGGCTCGTCGTGATCTGCGACAACTGGCTGCGGCCGCCT
It encodes:
- a CDS encoding carbohydrate porin; amino-acid sequence: MPLVTRSALSFLLIVCFTFGLAVAAAAQEEAASSQESRNLAQDQGTAPYRSLRCATPANPQGLHFECVGKPFDALTETLTKDFGEYRTALAKLGITATHSYTAQFMGSVSGGRSQGFTYAGTLVDLVSWDLNKFLGAPGLSFNVGASYASGRDLSMEHIGNVFMVQSAFNGKGNVNLQQMYLQQQFLSGALTVALGRLAPANTFATMPVLNNYLSGGISSVPASLGINDSAFALSPPGVEWGAQVIYNFTPIIQVGAGMFNTNPSAAAGKDNGVNFAFQQGNTGVLTVAQASYLHNQAPGNAGLPGEYTIGGLYNSNNFSSLSSPSGSVSNNYSLYAMFQQMVYRDPGPGGQKGLTVWGEAAISPKPSVSSMPYFLGGGLSYQGLIPGRGSDLASIGALYGSFSGYIPQTSGEAVIEVNYQITLTPWLSITPDFQYVMKPSGNSAIRNAAALGFQLAVTF